AGAATAGTGCATTCATACGTGTAGCGAAGCCATAACCTGAGGAACCGTATGCGTTAATTGCGCTCGTACGGGTCTGTGGGGGCTCTGGGAGGGTAACCTCCCAGTTCTACCCGGAAACAAGAAATATCGAACCGCGGAAGTAAGGAAAAACAATTCGAAATTCCTTGTTCGGTGTTCTGCGGTTCAATAATCAATAATCGCTTAAGTTAATGGCATTGAGTTGCGGGGGTAAGGATTTCAGGTTATAAAAAAAGAGAACTATCTCCGATTAGCAACCCGCAACTCGTAACTCGTAACTCGTAACCCGTAACCCGTAACACGAATTCTTTATCGATGATGAAAAGAAAACCGATAGATACTTCCCCGTTTCGCCATCTTTATCCATTTAAGTCAAATTACCTGGATTTAAATGGACTGAAATACCATTACCTTGACGAAGGGGAAGGGGATCCTGTGATCATGCTTCACGGAAATCCGACATGGTCTTTCTATTATCGCTCTTTGATTAAAAAATTATCTCCCCGCTATCGCATTATAGTTCCGGATCATATCGGTTGCGGCCTTTCCGACAAACCCGGTGTGGGAAAATATGACTACCGGCTTAAAAACCGAGTGGATGATGTAGACGCTCTTTACCGGCATCTGAATTTAAAGCGAAAAATATCGCTTGTCGTACACGACTGGGGAGGAATGATCGGGATGGCTTTTGCCTTGAGGCATCAACAAATAATTGATCGGGTGGTCATCATGAATACGGCGGCTTTTCTGCCCCCGGGGAATAAAAAGCTTCCTTTTAGTCTGTGGTTGGTCCGTAACATAAAGCCATTCGCTGCTGTGGCAGTGCTTGGCTTTAACCTGTTTTCCTTTGGTGCTGTTTTTTTGGCCTCTTACAAAGGGCTCTCCATAGAAGTCAAAAAGGGTCTGACTGCTCCGTATAACAGCTGGAAAAATCGAATCGCCACATTGAAGTTTGTCCAGGATATTCCGCTTGGTCCAAAGGATCCCAGCTACCGGCTGGTCAAAGAGGTTGATCATAATCTTCACCAACTGAAAGACATACCCATGCTCATCTGCTGGGGCGAACACGACTTTGTTTTTGATAATGACTACCTTGAGCAATGGAAGTGCCGTTTCCCCAATGCCATGGTGCATATTTTCTCCAATGCTGGTCATTATGTCCTTGAAGATGCTTGGGA
The sequence above is drawn from the Thermodesulfobacteriota bacterium genome and encodes:
- a CDS encoding alpha/beta fold hydrolase, which encodes MMKRKPIDTSPFRHLYPFKSNYLDLNGLKYHYLDEGEGDPVIMLHGNPTWSFYYRSLIKKLSPRYRIIVPDHIGCGLSDKPGVGKYDYRLKNRVDDVDALYRHLNLKRKISLVVHDWGGMIGMAFALRHQQIIDRVVIMNTAAFLPPGNKKLPFSLWLVRNIKPFAAVAVLGFNLFSFGAVFLASYKGLSIEVKKGLTAPYNSWKNRIATLKFVQDIPLGPKDPSYRLVKEVDHNLHQLKDIPMLICWGEHDFVFDNDYLEQWKCRFPNAMVHIFSNAGHYVLEDAWDPIVDLVDNFLKKPDLI